The following proteins come from a genomic window of Mucinivorans hirudinis:
- a CDS encoding Mobile element protein, whose protein sequence is MLKEAIARYGKPEIFNTDQGSEFTAKEFVKILEENEIQISMDGKGRALDNIFVERLWRSVKYEYIYLSNPGSGKELYDGLTEYFRLYNTERLHQSLEYKTPSEVYMTAA, encoded by the coding sequence TTGCTCAAAGAGGCTATTGCCAGATACGGCAAGCCGGAGATATTCAACACCGACCAAGGGAGTGAGTTCACGGCCAAGGAGTTCGTTAAGATACTTGAAGAAAATGAGATACAGATAAGTATGGACGGTAAAGGTAGGGCTTTGGATAATATTTTTGTCGAAAGGTTGTGGCGCAGCGTAAAATATGAGTATATTTACCTGTCGAACCCCGGCAGCGGCAAAGAGTTATATGATGGCTTGACTGAGTATTTTCGTCTTTACAACACCGAAAGGCTACATCAATCGCTTGAATACAAGACTCCGAGTGAGGTCTATATGACGGCGGCATAG
- a CDS encoding Mobile element protein: protein MGATQIPLAERREMVEKNHPRLSLVQQCILLNICRSGIYYASKGRASADELAVKAEIDRTYTKMPFYGVERMTEHLRKKGFTISPKRVRRYFRDMCISAIYPKPNTTWHNKEHKIYPYLLRGLTIDRVNQVWSTDITYIPMNGGYMYLCAIIDWHSRFVLAWGISNTQR from the coding sequence GTGGGAGCTACTCAAATCCCGTTAGCCGAGCGTAGAGAGATGGTAGAAAAGAATCATCCTCGGCTGAGTTTAGTTCAGCAGTGCATATTGCTAAACATTTGCCGCAGTGGCATATACTATGCGAGCAAAGGAAGAGCAAGTGCAGATGAGCTTGCTGTTAAAGCAGAGATAGACCGCACCTATACCAAAATGCCTTTCTATGGTGTCGAGCGGATGACTGAACACTTGCGAAAGAAAGGTTTTACGATAAGCCCTAAGCGAGTGCGTCGTTACTTTCGGGATATGTGCATCAGTGCTATCTACCCCAAGCCTAACACCACGTGGCATAATAAGGAGCATAAGATATACCCCTATCTATTGCGAGGATTAACTATTGACAGGGTAAATCAGGTTTGGAGTACCGACATCACCTATATCCCAATGAATGGAGGTTATATGTACCTGTGCGCCATCATTGATTGGCATTCACGCTTTGTGTTGGCTTGGGGGATAAGCAATACCCAGAGGTAG